A genomic window from Triticum urartu cultivar G1812 chromosome 7, Tu2.1, whole genome shotgun sequence includes:
- the LOC125519108 gene encoding protein FAR1-RELATED SEQUENCE 11-like: MAAHPRSTSPPPSAHYAYYDQPSSSRRRHLPPPASNVTSSSRLSSEEMDPAEILAAVQELEEEGDYDGDDYGEDNETSSQNMDEPREENYTSLDESYSGNRHGDDDDDMDIDDSFAESALRMDEDGDFVRNIVDDESDKSHVDASHDDSSSKGDVDGTSGNDEHVGDDLFNFDIGFDEYQQESLDMHWKVMRKTFKSLGDAYNFYNQYAYERGFSVRKDSLKYSKGPEATKRLRKYVCARAGKRQAKHCTMEGRTRRLRGETRCFCDAHITLKLDKERDVWYVSSFNDDHSHVLARPDEVTFLRSHNQIKEYQKAEILTMAGAGIRKHMIYDQLVACSGSYAKAGFGRKKLYNMCCREKMKLLAQGDADTAIGIMMTRKERDPDFFFEHTVDDEGRLRRSCLTSDWPAHLSAIFCRKGN, from the exons ATGGCTGCCCACCCGCGATCTACGTCGCCGCCTCCCTCCGCGCACTATGCCTACTATGACCAGCCATCGTCCTCACGCCGTCGACACCTGCCTCCGCCGGCCAGCAACGTCACGTCGTCATCACGTTTGTCATCGGAGGAAATGGATCCGGCTGAAATCCTCGCCGCCGTGCAAGAG TTAGAGGAGGAGGGAGATTATGATGGCGATGATTACGGTGAGGACAACGAAACCTCGTCACAGAATATGGATGAACCTCGTGAGGAGAACTACACGAGTTTGGATGAATCTTATAGTGGCAAT CGACatggcgatgatgatgatgatatggaTATAGATGATTCATTTGCTGAAAGTGCACTCCGT ATGGACGAGGACGGGGACTTTGTGAGGAATATTGTGGACGATGAAAGTGACAAATCACACGTTGATGCATCTCATGATGACAGCTCCAGCAAA GGAGATGTAGATGGTACAAGCGGGAATGATGAGCATGTTGGTGATGATCTGTTTAATTTTGACATCGGATTTGATGAATATCAGCAAGAATCATTGGACATGCATTGGAAAGTCATGAGGAAGACGTTCAAGTCACTAGGAGATGCTTACAATTTCTATAATCAGTATGCGTACGAGCGTGGTTTCAGCGTAAGAAAGGACTCACTAAAATATTCGAAAGGTCCTGAGGCAACTAAGCGCTTGAGAAAGTATGTGTGTGCGAGAGCTGGGAAACGACAAGCAAAACATTGTACAATGGAAGGCAGGACCCGCAGGCTGAGAGGGGAGACTCGTTGCTTCTGCGATGCGCATATAACTTTGAAACTTGATAAAGAGCGTGACGTTTGGTATGTCAGCAGTTTCAATGATGATCACAGTCACGTTCTAGCTAGACCGGATGAAGTCACATTTCTTCGGTCTCACAATCAGATAAAAGAATATCAGAAGGCTGAGATCTTAACCATGGCAGGTGCTGGAATCAGGAAACATATGATTTATGATCAACTCGTTGCGTGCTCCGGGTCATATGCAAAGGCTGGTTTTGGGAGGAAGAAGCTTTATAACATGTGTTGTAGAGAAAAAATGAAGTTGCTTGCACAAGGTGATGCAGACACTGCCATTGGGATCATGATGACCAGAAAAGAGAGAGATCCAGATTTCTTCTTTGAGCACACCGTCGATGATGAAGGAAGGCT CCGTCGGTCCTGTCTGACGTCAGACTGGCCGGCGCACTTGTCGGCAattttttgtagaaaaggaaaTTAA